One Triticum dicoccoides isolate Atlit2015 ecotype Zavitan chromosome 5B, WEW_v2.0, whole genome shotgun sequence genomic window carries:
- the LOC119305206 gene encoding uncharacterized protein LOC119305206 → MPPTRSLLRRARARVRSRPMVASDSARRTRPRKSPPEDPATALPDDMLLEVFKRLPPPTDTIRCAAVCRRWRRIVSSGARAGCLPTPPRHFGFFRNYHQSPLPPFVATGSGVDLDVGGLLPRVVSKRGVDIVDGRGGLLVLRERSKKFWELNLVLCSPLERPYRRLPSVNISGYDMACAAFVPLQGVGFRVAAVLFGGAEDLWRRYAVLVYDSASAPPAWKVTTGSRQRGERHYNAHEGRRRRRVQPSRRAHHGCGHYQDDNVRVAGAGGPSRLAD, encoded by the coding sequence ATGCCACCCACCAGATCTCTCCTCCGCCGCGCACGCGCgcgtgttcgttcccgtccgatggTCGCCTCCGACTCCGCGCGACGCACACGCCCGCGAAAGTCGCCGCCGGAGGACCCCGCGACGGCGCTCCCGGACGACATGCTCCTTGAGGTCTTCAAGCGGCTGCCGCCCCCCACGGATACCATCCGCTGCGCCGCGGTGTGCCGGCGCTGGCGCCGCATAGTCTCCTCTGGCGCACGCGCGGGCTGCCTCCCGACCCCGCCCCGCCACTTCGGCTTCTTCCGCAACTACCACCAGTCTCCGCTGCCCCCGTTCGTCGCCACCGGGTCCGGCGTCGATCTCGACGTCGGCGGCCTCCTCCCCCGTGTGGTGTCGAAGCGCGGCGTCGACATCGTCGACGGCCGCGGCGGCCTACTCGTCCTGCGCGAGCGCAGCAAAAAGTTCTGGGAGCTGAATCTCGTCCTCTGCAGCCCGCTGGAGAGGCCATACCGGCGGTTGCCGTCGGTGAATATCAGTGGGTACGACATGGCCTGCGCCGCTTTCGTTCCTCTCCAGGGCGTCGGTTTCCGCGTCGCTGCCGTGCTCTTCGGCGGCGCCGAGGACTTGTGGCGCCGCTACGCTGTTCTGGTCTACGACTCCGCTAGCGCTCCCCCGGCCTGGAAGGTGACCACCGGCTCCCGGCAGCGCGGGGAACGGCACTACAATGCCCACGAGGGACGTCGAAGACGTCGTGTACAGCCTTCAAGACGAGCACATCATGGTTGTGGACACTACCAAGATGACAATGTCCGTGTTGCCGGAGCCGGTGGCCCGTCCCGACTGGCTGATTGA